One genomic window of Hydra vulgaris chromosome 03, alternate assembly HydraT2T_AEP includes the following:
- the LOC136078802 gene encoding uncharacterized protein LOC136078802 translates to MYGVIKAHKPEKSYPMRLVVSTIGTPSYGISQYLVNIFQPILDKNITKLKNLSTFVKTVKLWNISNDKIQVAYDVVNLYPSIPLGEATKILLDMLEHFPNLNKLTKLSVSEIKSLIELCLYKYYTLWNVETHELVDSGQIGLSLMVVLAEGFLQFFENKAIDIVLHSNPPLEIKSFFKYVDDSHARFTNKDNAVRFQQMLNSQHHAIKYTIELEDENKRLNFLDIRITNNQKGSYDFNIHRKKAIANIQVKPNSNHDPKILEGIFKRFIHRALSICSEKFLNKEIDFLINVFAENRYEKKYLQDLANIVIKKRHSTNEIVLSNNEATMPTISLPWIPILSPKL, encoded by the coding sequence ATGTATGGTGTAATTAAAGCGCACAAACCGGAAAAATCATACCCTATGCGATTAGTAGTTTCAACCATCGGGACACCAAGTTACGGAATATCACAATATCtagtaaatatatttcaaccaattttagataaaaacataacaaagttaaaaaatttgtcaactTTTGTAAAAACAGTTAAACTTTGGAATATATCAAACGATAAAATACAGGTAGCTTATGACGTTGTCAATTTATATCCATCAATTCCTCTGGGAGAGGCTACAAAAATTCTTCTTGATATGTTAGAGCACTtcccaaatttaaataaactaacaaaACTGAGCgtttcagaaataaaatcactaatagaactgtgtttatataaatattatactttatgGAATGTAGAAACTCACGAGCTTGTAGATTCAGGTCAAATAGGACTTTCACTCATGGTAGTACTTGCGGAAGGTTTCctgcaattttttgaaaataaagcaaTCGACATTGTGCTTCATTCTAATCCACCGTTAGAAATAAAATCGTTTTTCAAGTACGTAGATGATAGCCACGCAAGatttacaaataaagataatgcCGTCCGTTTTCAACAAATGTTAAACAGCCAACATCATGCCATCAAATACACAATTGAATTGGAAGATgaaaacaaaagattaaattttttagacatcCGAATAACCAATAATCAAAAAGGTAGTTATGATTTTAACATACATCGAAAAAAAGCAATAGCAAATATTCAGGTTAAGCCCAATTCAAACCACGATCCAAAAATCTTAGaaggaatatttaaaagatttattcatAGAGCTTTATCAATTTGctctgaaaaatttttgaataaagaaattgatttcctaataaatGTGTTTGCTGAAAATAGATACgaaaagaaatatttacaaGACCTtgcaaatattgttataaaaaaacgacACTCAACTAATGAAATAGTTTTGTCTAACAACGAAGCAACCATGCCAACTATATCACTACCGTGGATCCCAATATTATCaccaaaactttga